One Streptomyces coeruleorubidus DNA segment encodes these proteins:
- a CDS encoding GNAT family N-acetyltransferase, whose protein sequence is MTDVVIRALDASDADLFDTLPDPLGAREGHRLTRHRPDWKRVALRDGRVVARGAWWGGPDDTKPVNLNWFDVADGEEEAGAALLRSAPWQVELELNLPEDWRDDPALRTAAETRFTAARKAGYDLLVERLLYRWTPDHGLPERPGRLVFRAEPDDAVFFDALRRIHSVTLDAHALKAIEQGGLDQAAQEELDFFHWCPSPREWWQVAYTPQGEPVGIHIPAHNPTGPCIGFIGVLPDQRGHGYAYDLLAECTHFLAGQGADFIAAATDQGNFPMAANFTKAGFPVVKERLNFDPPQDGRTA, encoded by the coding sequence GTGACCGATGTGGTCATCCGCGCGCTCGACGCGAGCGACGCCGATCTCTTCGACACCCTGCCCGATCCGCTGGGCGCCCGTGAGGGCCACCGGCTGACCCGGCACCGCCCCGACTGGAAGCGCGTGGCCCTGCGCGACGGCAGGGTCGTGGCCCGCGGCGCCTGGTGGGGCGGCCCCGACGACACCAAGCCCGTCAACCTCAACTGGTTCGACGTGGCGGACGGCGAGGAGGAAGCGGGCGCCGCACTCCTGCGCTCCGCCCCCTGGCAGGTGGAACTGGAACTGAACCTGCCCGAGGACTGGCGCGACGACCCCGCCCTGCGCACCGCGGCCGAGACCCGCTTCACCGCCGCACGGAAGGCCGGCTACGACCTCCTGGTGGAACGCCTGTTGTACCGGTGGACCCCGGACCACGGTCTGCCCGAGCGGCCCGGGCGCCTGGTGTTCCGCGCCGAACCGGACGACGCCGTGTTCTTCGACGCGCTGCGCCGCATCCACTCCGTCACGCTGGACGCCCACGCGCTGAAGGCCATCGAGCAGGGCGGACTCGACCAGGCGGCCCAGGAGGAACTCGACTTCTTCCACTGGTGCCCCTCGCCCCGCGAGTGGTGGCAGGTCGCGTACACACCGCAGGGCGAACCGGTCGGCATCCACATCCCGGCCCACAATCCGACGGGCCCGTGCATCGGCTTCATCGGGGTCCTGCCCGACCAGCGCGGCCACGGCTACGCCTACGACCTCCTGGCCGAGTGCACGCACTTCCTGGCCGGTCAGGGCGCGGACTTCATCGCCGCCGCCACGGACCAGGGCAACTTCCCCATGGCCGCGAACTTCACGAAGGCCGGTTTCCCGGTGGTGAAGGAACGGCTCAACTTCGACCCGCCGCAGGACGGCCGTACGGCCTGA